The proteins below come from a single Phycisphaerae bacterium genomic window:
- a CDS encoding glycoside hydrolase family 2, with protein MRPSTTIALWLVLTASAFGTTSIASQVISLDGDGWQLAIDPTNVGVAEKWWQQPRPEAKPARIPWFIGDTFPGYCGVFWYWRSLEMPANPCPDGRYLLRFWDVDYLADVWVNGTHVGSHEGAMIPFIFDVTAVVKPGSDNRLAVRVLLPGDTPIEGFTFRQTPHGGAAFTQTGGIMDSVELLLTPAVRVEDLFVRADPKTGRIRAQVNLRNATTNTRKCNIEFTVSPATSGETLDAITISRETPSGDTLIEGELQVPNPRLWDLNDPILYRVTVRVTTPDSPIFNESSTRCGFRDFRFDNGFFRLNGRRIFLRSSHTAAEAPVGHCLPRDPGVLRSELVSCKAMGFNMVRFIGRVALRNQLHMADEIGLLVYEENPSSWMFYDSPNMAERFDRQVASMARRDRNHPAIVIWGLLNETGEGPVFRQAVKALPLLRALDETRVVMLGSGRFDAVSAYLNGLELWKPAKETQPNVLFNSKPYAIYHVPLWPAKSVSLNPGTKGEYSVARWTAPAAGDYTVSAQFRGTGSFSTTDVHVLHAGKPIYAGFINIRGWGDQCNHSATLNLAAGDTLDFIVGWGGGYAPDAAGLAPWTDTTEVHATIQSSSGARFDLAADFSNAHNPNGPWCYGSLAPGQSPDTTTFAAYPNCEILNAPNIGGISNPGSSEWENVLGDLHTYPRSPHRRLEIERLRTVAYIDRPLLLAEYGMGSGTHFPRMLRHYEALGEESYPGAKSYQEMLARFMADWNRWKLGEAFPSPEDFFDKCLARMAGLRTMGINALRSNPAIVGYNLTGTHDTAEAYSEGVITAFREHKLGTFDAMCDVFAPLRWCLFTEPVSVYRGDTVKFEAVLSSEDVLQPGNYPALLQVLGPGEERLIERNITVNIPAKTGNVEPPYAIPVFSEELPVDAPSGKCRFVARLLKGGPATGESVEFYVTDPHDMPTVKTVITRWGEDRELAQWLRNHGIETHPFAPGKPARREVILVPAVPAGAGDAQAWRELVERIAAGSTAVFLALDVFEKKGNPLGWLPLANKGSMGLVSEYRFPQVYIRDEWAKRHPIFDGLPTGLMDYVFYREIIPDLRYTGQDTPDEAVAGAFRTGMGYNCAELMLTVYKLGQGRFILNALRVRQALGQDPTAERLLRNMLRYAAHDADKPIAPVPPDFDSHLKSLGY; from the coding sequence GTGCGGCCCTCAACAACCATCGCTTTGTGGCTCGTACTGACCGCCTCCGCTTTCGGTACAACGTCGATCGCCAGTCAGGTCATCTCGCTCGACGGCGACGGCTGGCAACTTGCCATCGATCCGACGAATGTCGGCGTCGCCGAGAAGTGGTGGCAGCAGCCTCGCCCCGAAGCTAAGCCCGCGAGGATCCCCTGGTTCATCGGCGATACGTTCCCGGGCTACTGCGGCGTCTTCTGGTACTGGCGCAGTCTCGAGATGCCAGCCAATCCATGCCCCGATGGCCGCTACCTGCTTCGCTTCTGGGATGTGGACTACCTGGCCGACGTCTGGGTCAACGGAACCCACGTCGGCTCGCACGAGGGAGCCATGATTCCATTCATCTTCGACGTGACGGCCGTGGTCAAGCCCGGATCAGACAATCGCCTCGCCGTGCGCGTCCTCCTCCCCGGCGACACGCCAATCGAGGGCTTCACATTTCGTCAGACACCGCATGGCGGCGCAGCCTTCACCCAGACCGGCGGAATCATGGACAGCGTCGAGTTGCTGCTGACGCCGGCAGTCCGCGTCGAGGATCTCTTCGTCCGGGCCGATCCCAAAACCGGCAGAATCCGCGCCCAGGTCAACCTCCGCAACGCCACAACAAACACCCGTAAGTGCAACATCGAGTTCACTGTTTCCCCCGCCACCAGCGGTGAAACGCTTGACGCCATCACGATCTCCCGTGAAACGCCCTCCGGTGACACCCTGATCGAAGGCGAACTCCAGGTCCCCAACCCGCGACTGTGGGATCTCAACGATCCCATCCTCTACCGCGTTACCGTCCGAGTGACAACGCCCGACTCCCCCATCTTCAACGAGTCCTCCACCCGCTGCGGCTTCAGGGATTTCAGGTTCGACAACGGCTTCTTCCGCCTCAACGGCCGGCGAATCTTCCTTCGCTCCTCGCACACGGCCGCCGAAGCGCCGGTCGGACACTGCCTCCCGCGCGATCCGGGCGTGCTACGCAGCGAACTGGTCAGCTGCAAAGCCATGGGATTCAATATGGTCCGGTTCATCGGCCGGGTCGCCCTGCGCAACCAGCTCCATATGGCCGACGAGATCGGCCTCCTGGTCTACGAGGAAAACCCGAGCTCGTGGATGTTCTATGATTCCCCAAACATGGCCGAACGCTTTGACCGGCAGGTCGCTTCTATGGCCCGCCGCGATCGGAACCATCCCGCCATCGTGATCTGGGGACTCCTGAACGAAACCGGCGAGGGTCCCGTCTTCCGCCAGGCGGTGAAGGCCCTGCCCCTCCTGCGAGCTCTTGATGAAACCCGCGTGGTGATGCTGGGCAGCGGGCGCTTCGACGCCGTATCCGCCTACCTCAACGGCCTGGAGCTCTGGAAGCCCGCCAAAGAGACTCAACCTAACGTCCTCTTCAACTCCAAACCCTACGCCATCTATCACGTTCCGCTCTGGCCGGCTAAGTCCGTGTCATTGAATCCCGGCACCAAAGGTGAGTACAGCGTCGCCCGCTGGACCGCGCCCGCGGCTGGCGATTACACCGTCTCCGCCCAATTCAGAGGAACGGGAAGCTTCTCAACGACCGACGTCCACGTGCTCCACGCGGGCAAACCAATCTATGCGGGTTTCATCAATATCCGTGGCTGGGGCGACCAATGCAATCACTCCGCCACTCTCAACCTCGCCGCCGGCGATACCCTCGACTTCATCGTGGGCTGGGGTGGAGGCTATGCCCCCGATGCGGCTGGGCTCGCACCTTGGACCGATACCACCGAAGTCCACGCAACCATCCAGTCGTCCAGCGGTGCCCGATTCGACCTGGCCGCCGATTTCTCAAACGCCCACAACCCCAACGGCCCCTGGTGCTACGGCTCACTCGCACCCGGGCAGTCGCCCGACACCACGACCTTCGCCGCCTATCCCAACTGCGAGATCCTCAACGCTCCCAACATCGGAGGCATCAGCAACCCCGGCTCCAGCGAGTGGGAAAACGTGTTGGGCGACCTGCACACCTATCCGAGATCACCGCACCGGAGACTCGAGATCGAGCGACTCCGAACCGTAGCCTACATCGACCGCCCCCTCCTGCTCGCCGAATACGGCATGGGCAGCGGGACGCATTTCCCGAGAATGCTCCGCCATTACGAGGCTCTGGGCGAGGAATCCTACCCCGGGGCGAAGAGCTACCAGGAAATGCTCGCCAGGTTCATGGCCGACTGGAATCGGTGGAAACTCGGAGAGGCATTCCCGAGCCCGGAAGATTTCTTCGACAAGTGCCTCGCCAGGATGGCTGGCCTCCGCACCATGGGCATCAACGCCCTGCGGTCCAATCCGGCCATCGTCGGCTACAACCTGACCGGCACCCATGACACCGCCGAGGCCTACTCCGAGGGCGTGATCACCGCCTTCCGCGAACATAAACTCGGAACCTTCGACGCCATGTGCGACGTCTTCGCCCCCCTGCGCTGGTGCCTTTTCACCGAACCCGTCAGTGTCTATCGCGGGGACACGGTGAAGTTCGAGGCCGTCCTCTCCAGCGAAGACGTGCTCCAGCCGGGCAACTACCCAGCCCTGCTCCAGGTGCTGGGCCCCGGTGAGGAGCGCCTCATCGAACGCAACATCACCGTCAACATTCCCGCGAAGACCGGCAACGTCGAACCACCCTATGCAATCCCGGTATTCTCCGAGGAATTGCCCGTGGACGCTCCGTCGGGCAAGTGCCGGTTCGTCGCGAGACTCCTGAAGGGCGGCCCGGCCACCGGCGAGTCCGTCGAGTTCTACGTCACCGATCCGCACGATATGCCTACCGTCAAAACCGTCATCACGCGCTGGGGTGAGGACCGGGAACTCGCCCAATGGCTCAGAAACCACGGCATCGAGACGCATCCGTTTGCCCCCGGCAAACCGGCCAGGCGAGAAGTCATCCTCGTGCCCGCGGTGCCCGCCGGCGCCGGCGATGCCCAGGCATGGCGCGAACTGGTCGAGAGAATAGCCGCCGGCTCTACGGCCGTGTTCCTGGCCCTGGACGTGTTTGAGAAGAAAGGCAATCCGCTCGGCTGGCTCCCCTTGGCTAACAAGGGCTCAATGGGCTTGGTCAGCGAGTACCGCTTCCCTCAGGTCTACATCCGCGACGAGTGGGCTAAGCGGCACCCCATCTTCGACGGCCTGCCAACCGGCCTGATGGACTACGTCTTCTACCGCGAGATCATTCCTGACCTCAGATACACCGGTCAGGACACGCCCGACGAGGCCGTGGCCGGCGCCTTCCGAACCGGAATGGGCTACAACTGCGCCGAACTGATGCTGACGGTCTACAAGCTCGGCCAGGGCCGCTTCATCCTGAACGCCCTCCGCGTCCGCCAGGCCCTTGGCCAGGATCCCACCGCCGAACGCCTGCTACGCAACATGCTCCGCTACGCCGCCCACGATGCCGACAAACCGATCGCCCCCGTGCCACCCGACTTCGACTCGCACCTGAAGTCCCTGGGCTACTGA
- a CDS encoding peptidoglycan DD-metalloendopeptidase family protein — MHPTCHTLLSTLSLITTAAAPLYAEESGIDLNQLIRPYSSQQIVELDLNEPFTFKLRSGAERTLRILAIREHRDSVVNLMRRAEVRAEIDGRPLDLVCMPYVMPTEVAGLRVQVDSTSGWGNTAKTARLSIWDAADPIVNTRHFRYPLRHHHLFSHGTQCYNEPVHLGLGDDDPGGNHFYHDYGFDTAGFEGRDEVISATDGQIVLFWPSREDLCSVVVRHPDGLFWEYAHLSSVEPDIVLNASVRQGQKIGLLGRTGPSGNFAHLHVGSYEARSHIAADRPNRGLNLYPWLITAYQARHPKGLFAVARPHQIAMAGEKVTLDGSCSLAWGGARIVEWQWAFPDGQTVRQSKVEKVFDKPGAHVAALWVKDSQGNEDVDFCQIKVYSKLNPEKGMPHLFMTCSPTENIRPNQPVTFRLWFQGGDSGPITIEFDDGTKVTNYPSYAELSHRFTPAGIHIVTARCEADGKPITQKMKVIVTPALQPPLTGTSPE; from the coding sequence ATGCACCCAACATGCCATACCTTGCTGTCGACCCTGTCGCTGATCACCACGGCCGCCGCCCCGCTTTACGCCGAGGAATCGGGCATCGATCTCAACCAGCTCATCCGACCGTATTCCTCGCAACAGATCGTCGAACTCGACCTCAACGAACCCTTCACCTTCAAGCTCAGGAGCGGCGCCGAGCGAACCCTCCGTATTCTCGCCATCCGGGAACACCGCGACAGCGTGGTCAACCTGATGCGCCGAGCCGAAGTCCGCGCCGAGATCGACGGCCGGCCGCTCGACTTGGTCTGCATGCCCTACGTCATGCCAACCGAAGTCGCCGGCCTCCGCGTTCAAGTGGATTCCACGAGCGGCTGGGGCAATACCGCCAAGACCGCCCGGCTTTCAATCTGGGACGCCGCCGATCCCATCGTCAACACCAGACACTTTCGCTACCCGCTTCGCCACCATCACCTGTTCTCCCACGGCACCCAATGCTACAATGAACCCGTACACCTCGGCCTCGGCGACGACGACCCCGGCGGCAACCATTTCTACCACGACTACGGCTTCGATACCGCCGGCTTCGAAGGTCGCGACGAGGTGATCAGCGCCACCGACGGCCAGATCGTCTTGTTTTGGCCCAGCCGCGAGGACCTCTGCTCCGTTGTCGTCCGACATCCCGACGGCCTGTTCTGGGAATACGCCCATCTCAGCTCGGTCGAGCCGGACATCGTGTTGAACGCGTCGGTCCGGCAGGGCCAGAAGATCGGACTGCTCGGCCGGACCGGGCCGTCCGGCAACTTCGCCCACCTGCATGTGGGATCCTACGAGGCCCGCAGCCACATCGCCGCCGACAGACCCAACCGTGGACTCAACCTCTATCCATGGCTGATTACCGCCTACCAGGCCCGCCATCCGAAGGGACTCTTCGCCGTGGCCCGGCCGCATCAGATCGCCATGGCCGGCGAGAAAGTCACCCTTGATGGCTCGTGCTCCTTGGCCTGGGGCGGCGCCAGAATCGTCGAATGGCAATGGGCCTTTCCCGACGGACAGACGGTCAGACAATCCAAAGTGGAAAAGGTGTTCGACAAGCCCGGCGCCCATGTCGCCGCACTTTGGGTTAAGGACAGCCAGGGCAACGAAGACGTAGACTTCTGCCAGATCAAGGTTTACTCGAAGCTCAACCCTGAAAAAGGCATGCCCCACCTATTCATGACCTGTTCGCCCACCGAGAACATCCGCCCGAACCAGCCGGTCACCTTCCGACTCTGGTTCCAGGGCGGCGATAGCGGCCCAATCACCATCGAGTTCGACGACGGCACCAAGGTGACAAACTACCCGTCCTACGCAGAGTTGTCTCATCGCTTCACCCCCGCTGGTATCCACATCGTCACCGCACGATGCGAGGCCGACGGGAAACCGATCACGCAGAAAATGAAGGTCATTGTGACGCCTGCTCTTCAACCACCTTTGACCGGGACCTCGCCGGAATGA
- a CDS encoding alpha-galactosidase, with product MTRMTNPLTRKAIAVCLPLWVAAAFGTTLGQTPQPATSDEMRPKSQWINQYFSASAPRLPFSFNYGGQPSAELLAAWPKKAETRTLDNARTQQTLTWTDPKTNLSVRCVVVDYADLPMIEWTLYFENAGQDDTPLISEVMALDLTIKRASAGEFIVHRTVGDGGADIYKPDPITLAPGQAKRFAPNGGRPCSTEFPYFNVQSPEGGWVIAIGWPGQWSASFIRDDAESLHVTAGQEITRFKLLPGEELRSPLVVLEPWKSDHRRAQNLWRRWMNTHNSPRPGGKRLPPQLNVCNANQFGYFGITEENQRAWIQRYQEENIAYDYWWCDLSWFALDDKTYVFNALYDPDPVRFPRGLKSLSNYLHQNHIKLIAWFEPEHYYPGPGNWIVENHPEWLLKAPPGHEAEINQGMPLKNRTVLNLGNPEALKWVTDNTDRVLREQGIDYYRHDFNIEPLIFWRANDPPDRQGVTEIKYVTGFLAYYDELIRRHPQMPIDNCASGGRRNDVETLRRSVPLLRSDTWGEPVGQQCQTYGLADWIPFWGTGIMHSDPKDLPYIFRSQMGPSFTSCWDLTPKANYDLHRKLLDQWCSLRVHILNGDYYPLTPYSASGSEWMAWQYHRPDQGEGVVQAFRRAQANDDARTFQLNGLAPGTDYIVENLDTGSTQRSAGAKLMGEGLRVNLGDRPAAALFVYRPVQ from the coding sequence ATCCGCTGACTCGAAAAGCGATCGCTGTGTGTCTCCCTCTGTGGGTCGCGGCGGCGTTCGGGACCACCCTCGGCCAGACACCCCAGCCCGCCACCTCCGACGAAATGCGGCCGAAGAGCCAATGGATCAACCAGTACTTCTCGGCCTCGGCACCCCGGCTGCCGTTCTCCTTCAACTACGGCGGGCAGCCATCCGCGGAGTTGCTGGCCGCGTGGCCAAAGAAGGCCGAAACCCGCACACTCGACAATGCCCGAACACAGCAAACCCTGACCTGGACCGACCCCAAGACCAACCTCAGCGTCCGGTGTGTCGTCGTCGATTACGCCGATTTGCCAATGATCGAGTGGACATTGTACTTCGAGAACGCCGGCCAGGACGACACGCCCCTGATCTCGGAAGTCATGGCCCTGGACCTGACCATCAAGCGAGCATCGGCAGGAGAGTTCATCGTACATCGCACCGTCGGTGACGGCGGGGCGGATATCTACAAGCCGGATCCAATCACCCTCGCCCCCGGGCAGGCCAAACGCTTCGCCCCCAACGGCGGCCGGCCGTGCAGCACCGAGTTTCCCTACTTCAACGTCCAATCACCAGAAGGGGGATGGGTCATCGCCATCGGCTGGCCTGGCCAGTGGTCCGCTTCCTTCATTCGCGACGACGCTGAATCGCTGCACGTGACCGCCGGCCAGGAAATCACTCGCTTCAAGCTCCTGCCCGGCGAGGAGCTGCGCTCGCCACTCGTTGTCCTGGAACCCTGGAAGAGCGACCATCGACGCGCCCAGAACCTCTGGCGCCGCTGGATGAACACCCACAACTCACCACGACCCGGCGGCAAGCGGCTGCCGCCTCAGCTCAACGTCTGCAACGCCAACCAGTTCGGCTACTTCGGCATCACCGAAGAGAACCAGCGAGCCTGGATCCAACGCTACCAGGAAGAGAACATCGCCTACGACTACTGGTGGTGCGACCTGTCCTGGTTCGCACTGGATGACAAAACCTATGTCTTTAACGCTCTCTATGACCCCGATCCGGTCAGGTTCCCCAGGGGGCTCAAGTCGCTGAGCAACTACCTCCATCAGAACCACATCAAGCTGATCGCCTGGTTCGAGCCGGAACACTACTACCCCGGCCCGGGTAACTGGATCGTCGAAAATCATCCCGAATGGCTGCTCAAAGCCCCCCCCGGCCACGAGGCCGAGATCAACCAGGGCATGCCCCTCAAGAACCGTACCGTCCTTAATCTGGGGAATCCCGAGGCCCTCAAGTGGGTCACGGACAACACCGACCGAGTCCTCCGCGAGCAGGGGATCGACTACTACCGCCATGACTTCAACATCGAGCCGTTGATCTTCTGGCGGGCCAACGACCCACCCGACCGTCAGGGCGTCACCGAGATCAAGTACGTCACCGGATTCCTCGCCTACTACGACGAGCTCATCCGGCGGCACCCGCAAATGCCTATCGACAATTGCGCCTCCGGGGGCCGGCGGAACGACGTGGAGACGCTGCGCCGGTCTGTGCCCCTGCTACGCAGCGATACCTGGGGTGAGCCCGTCGGCCAGCAGTGCCAGACCTACGGACTTGCCGACTGGATTCCCTTCTGGGGCACCGGCATCATGCACTCCGACCCCAAGGACCTGCCCTACATCTTCCGTAGCCAGATGGGGCCCAGCTTCACTTCCTGCTGGGACCTCACCCCGAAGGCCAACTACGATCTTCACCGTAAGCTGCTCGATCAGTGGTGCAGTCTCCGCGTCCACATCCTCAACGGCGATTATTACCCGCTGACCCCCTACAGCGCCTCGGGCAGCGAGTGGATGGCTTGGCAGTATCACCGGCCCGACCAGGGCGAAGGCGTCGTGCAGGCCTTCCGGCGCGCTCAGGCCAACGATGACGCACGGACGTTCCAGTTGAACGGACTCGCCCCCGGGACAGATTACATCGTGGAGAACCTCGATACCGGCAGCACGCAAAGGTCGGCCGGCGCTAAGCTGATGGGCGAAGGCCTACGCGTGAACCTGGGCGATCGTCCTGCAGCCGCACTTTTCGTGTATCGACCGGTTCAATAA